One Capsicum annuum cultivar UCD-10X-F1 chromosome 2, UCD10Xv1.1, whole genome shotgun sequence genomic window carries:
- the LOC107860174 gene encoding putative glycosyltransferase 7 — protein MVVTPQLHQTSYTSMAKQNCRSKISSVFSDGFLFVGGSIVALIVVWALWSFMSASPTADPSFLPTSATQKSALETPRDPVDTGFNLRFDPPDPTYYDDPDMSYTMEKPMKNWDEKRKQWLKLHPSFIPGIENRILMISGSQSTPCKNPIGDHLLLRFFKNKVDYCRIHGYDIFYNNVLLQPKMWSFWAKMPAVKAAMLAHPETEWIWWVDSDAAFTDMDFKLPLDRYKNHNFVLHGWEKLIYEEQSWTSINAGVFLIRNCQWSMDLMETWSKMGPQSPEYDKWGEILHRTFKDKIFKESDDQSGLAYLLLKEKDKWGDKMYVEGEYYFEGYWVEIVGTLDNITDKYLGVEKGEERLRRRHAERVSESYAKVWDEHLKDAGYGRYSWRRPFITHFTGCQPCSGDHNQMYSGETCFDAMQKALNFADNQVLRKYGYMHKDLLDSSDVFPVPFNFPA, from the coding sequence ATGGTAGTAACTCCTCAGTTGCATCAAACATCTTACACATCTATGGCTAAGCAAAACTGTAGGAGTAAAATTTCTTCTGTTTTCTCCGATGGATTTCTCTTTGTTGGTGGAAGTATTGTGGCTTTGATAGTTGTCTGGGCGTTATGGTCTTTTATGAGCGCTAGTCCCACCGCCGATCCCAGTTTTTTACCTACTTCCGCCACCCAGAAGTCCGCTTTGGAAACTCCGAGAGACCCGGTTGATACTGGGTTCAATTTACGGTTTGACCCGCCCGACCCGACTTACTATGACGACCCGGATATGAGCTATACTATGGAGAAGCCCATGAAAAACTGGGACGAGAAACGAAAGCAATGGCTGAAGCTGCATCCATCATTCATCCCCGGTATAGAAAACCGGATACTTATGATTTCCGGTTCACAGTCGACTCCATGTAAGAACCCAATCGGCGACCATTTGCTGCTGAGATTCTTCAAGAACAAAGTGGACTACTGCCGAATTCACGGGTACGATATTTTCTACAATAACGTTTTACTGCAGCCTAAGATGTGGTCTTTTTGGGCCAAAATGCCGGCGGTGAAAGCAGCCATGTTAGCTCATCCTGAAACTGAATGGATCTGGTGGGTAGATTCAGACGCTGCATTCACCGATATGGACTTTAAGCTTCCATTGGATCGTTACAAGAACCATAACTTCGTTTTACATGGTTGGGAGAAGCTAATATACGAGGAACAAAGCTGGACAAGTATTAATGCCGGAGTTTTCTTGATCCGGAACTGTCAATGGTCCATGGACTTGATGGAAACTTGGTCCAAAATGGGTCCACAATCACCGGAGTACGATAAATGGGGTGAAATTTTACATAGAACTTTCAAAGACAAGATTTTCAAGGAATCAGATGATCAATCAGGTCTAGCTTATTTGTTGTTGAAGGAGAAGGATAAATGGGGTGATAAAATGTACGTAGAGGGCGAATATTACTTCGAAGGGTACTGGGTGGAAATCGTAGGAACATTAGACAATATCACAGATAAATATTTAGGAGTTGAGAAAGGGGAGGAAAGGTTGAGGAGGAGACATGCTGAGAGGGTTAGTGAGAGTTATGCTAAGGTGTGGGATGAACACCTTAAGGATGCTGGATATGGAAGATACAGTTGGAGAAGGCCATTCATAACACATTTCACAGGATGTCAGCCATGTAGTGGGGATCACAATCAGATGTATTCTGGTGAGACTTGTTTTGATGCTATGCAGAAAGCGTTGAATTTTGCTGATAATCAGGTGTTGAGGAAATATGGGTATATGCACAAGGACTTGCTTGATTCTTCTGATGTTTTTCCTGTGCCTTTCAACTTTCCTGCCTAA